In the Microtus pennsylvanicus isolate mMicPen1 chromosome 6, mMicPen1.hap1, whole genome shotgun sequence genome, one interval contains:
- the Junb gene encoding transcription factor JunB: MCTKMEQPFYHDDSYAAAGYGRTPGSLSLHDYKLLKPTLALNLADPYRGLKGPGARGPGPEGSGAGSYFSGQGSDTGASLKLASTELERLIVPNSNGVITTTPTPPGQYFYPRGGGSGGGTGGGVTEEQEGFADGFVKALDDLHKMNHVTPPNVSLGASGGPQAGPGGVYAGPEPPPVYTNLSSYSPASASSGGAGAAVGTGSSYPTATISYLPHAPPFAGGHPAQLGLGRGASAFKEEPQTVPEARSRDATPPVSPINMEDQERIKVERKRLRNRLAATKCRKRKLERIARLEDKVKTLKAENAGLSSTAGLLREQVAQLKQKVMTHVSNGCQLLLGVKGHAF; encoded by the coding sequence ATGTGCACGAAAATGGAACAGCCTTTCTATCACGACGACTCATACGCAGCGGCGGGATACGGTCGAACCCCTGGCAGTCTGTCTCTACACGACTACAAACTCCTGAAACCAACCTTGGCGCTCAACCTGGCGGATCCCTATCGGGGTCTCAAGGGCCCCGGAGCGCGCGGCCCGGGCCCAGAGGGCAGTGGGGCAGGCAGCTACTTTTCGGGTCAGGGATCAGACACAGGCGCGTCTCTGAAGCTCGCCTCCACGGAACTGGAGCGTTTGATCGTCCCCAACAGCAACGGCGTGATCACGACGACGCCCACGCCTCCGGGACAGTACTTTTACCCCCGTGGGGGTGGCAGCGGTGGAGGTACAGGGGGTGGCGTCACCGAGGAGCAGGAGGGCTTCGCGGACGGCTTTGTCAAAGCCCTGGACGACCTGCACAAGATGAACCACGTGACGCCCCCCAACGTGTCCCTGGGCGCCAGCGGGGGTCCTCAGGCTGGGCCAGGGGGCGTCTACGCTGGTCCGGAGCCGCCTCCTGTCTACACCAACCTCAGCAGTTATTCCCCAGCCTCTGCATCCTCTGGAGGCGCCGGGGCCGCTGTCGGGACTGGGAGCTCGTACCCGACGGCCACCATCAGCTACCTCCCACATGCACCACCCTTTGCGGGCGGCCACCCGGCGCAGCTGGGCTTGGGTCGAGGCGCCTCCGCCTTTAAAGAGGAACCGCAGACCGTCCCAGAGGCACGCAGCCGCGACGCCACGCCGCCGGTGTCCCCCATCAACATGGAAGACCAGGAGCGCATCAAAGTGGAGCGAAAGCGGCTGCGGAACAGGCTGGCGGCCACCAAGTGCCGGAAGCGGAAGCTGGAGCGCATCGCGCGCCTGGAGGACAAGGTGAAGACGCTGAAGGCTGAGAACGCGGGGCTGTCGAGTACTGCGGGCCTCCTACGGGAGCAAGTGGCCCAGCTCAAGCAGAAGGTCATGACCCACGTCAGCAACGGCTGCCAGCTACTGCTGGGGGTCAAAGGACACGCCTTCTGA
- the Thsd8 gene encoding thrombospondin type-1 domain-containing protein 8 gives MARSRLALLLPHLVLLGLVSSTQDDPDYQYFGQQGTSDTWELLRLQRKKVVEESVLGPWGEWRCFCDLGKQERSRQVQGTAPVPVFMDRENLVQLRPCRQRDCSSCRPMDCDWRI, from the exons ATGGCCCGGAGCCGACTGGCTCTACTGCTCCCACATCTAGTGCTTCTGGGACTGGTGTCCTCTACTCAGGACGACCCGGACTACCAGTATTTTGGCCAGCAGGGCACAAGTGATACCTGGGAGTTGCTGAGGTTGCAGCGAAAAAAGG TAGTGGAAGAGTCCGTCCTAGGCCCGTGGGGAGAGTGGCGTTGTTTCTGCGATCTGGGCAAACAGGAGCGCAGCCGTCAGGTGCAGGGCACAGCGCCGGTCCCTGTGTTCATGGACCGGGAGAACCTGGTACAGTTGAGGCCCTGCCGGCAACGGGATTGTTCGTCTTGCAGACCGATGGACTGCGACTGGAGGATCTGA
- the Prdx2 gene encoding peroxiredoxin-2, protein MASGNACIGKPAPDFTATAVVDGAFKEVKLSDYRGKYVVLFFYPLDFTFVCPTEIIAFSNHAEDFRKLGCEVLGVSVDSQFTHLAWINTPRKEGGLGPLNIPLLADVTRSLSQNYGVLKTDEGIAYRGLFIIDAKGVLRQITVNDLPVGRSVDEALRLVQAFQYTDEHGEVCPAGWKPGSDTIKPSVDDSKEYFSKHN, encoded by the exons ATGGCATCCGGCAACGCGTGCATCGGAAAGCCGGCCCCCGATTTCACGGCCACCGCGGTGGTGGATGGCGCCTTCAAGGAAGTCAAGCTTTCGGACTACAGAG GGAAGTACGTGGTCCTCTTTTTCTACCCGCTGGACTTCACTTTCGTGTGCCCCACGGAGATCATCGCTTTTAGCAACCACGCTGAGGACTTTCGAAAGCTGGGTTGCGAGGTGCTCGGAGTGTCCGTGGACTCTCAGTTCACCCACCTGGCGTG GATCAACACTCCACGGAAGGAGGGAGGCTTGGGCCCCCTGAACATCCCCCTGCTTGCTGATGTGACTAGAAGCTTGTCCCAGAACTACGGCGTGTTAAAAACTGATGAGGGCATTGCCTACAG GGGCCTCTTTATCATCGATGCCAAGGGTGTTCTGCGTCAGATCACAGTCAATGACCTACCGGTGGGACGCTCTGTGGATGAAGCTCTGCGCCTAGTCCAGGCCTTTCAGTATACAGATGAGCACGGGGAAG TCTGTCCTGCTGGCTGGAAGCCCGGCAGTGACACCATCAAGCCCAGTGTGGATGACAGCAAGGAATACTTCTCCAAACACAACTAA